A genomic window from Planococcus rifietoensis includes:
- a CDS encoding AMP-binding protein, with protein MAILDQTVGEIVREQAKKFPQTEAYVYPEKGIRKTYAEFDQETDALAKAFMGLGIEKGEHIAIWSDNKREWLLSQYATGKMGGVLVTVNTSYQANELEYLLKQSDSTTLILGEEFKGTDYIEVLNQVCPELEHAEKGQLDSPKLPHLKRVIVMSENSYPGIYTWSEFEAFAERVTDEQLEQRFRSMAPDEVINIQYTSGTTGFPKGVMLTHRNVVNNGRLVGDMMNLDETDRLCIPVPFFHCFGCVLGTLAAVTHATTMVIAEQFEPKRVLQMVQDEKCTALHGVPTMFIAELNHPDFDSFDTSTLRTGIMAGSTCPIEVMKKVISDMGASEITIAYGQTESSPVITQTGKDDAIEKRVATVGKPHDDVEVKIIDPATDERVVKGMPGELCTRGYLIMKGYYKNEEATKEAIDSDGWLHTGDIAVEDEDGYISITGRIKDMVIRGGENIYPREIEEFLYQHPSVQDVQVVGVPDPKYGEELMAWVILKGGETLSADELRTYCKGKIAHHKIPRYIEFIEEYPMTASGKIQKFKLREMSEEIAENVN; from the coding sequence ATGGCAATTCTCGATCAAACAGTAGGGGAAATTGTACGGGAGCAGGCGAAAAAGTTTCCGCAGACGGAAGCGTATGTCTATCCGGAAAAAGGCATCCGCAAAACCTATGCCGAATTTGACCAAGAGACCGATGCGCTGGCGAAAGCGTTCATGGGGCTAGGCATTGAAAAAGGCGAGCATATCGCCATTTGGTCCGACAATAAACGTGAATGGCTGCTTAGCCAATATGCCACAGGCAAGATGGGCGGCGTACTGGTCACCGTCAACACGAGCTACCAGGCGAATGAGCTGGAGTATCTGCTGAAGCAATCGGATTCCACAACCTTGATTCTGGGGGAAGAATTCAAGGGGACGGATTATATCGAAGTGTTGAATCAAGTCTGCCCGGAGCTGGAACATGCAGAAAAAGGACAGCTCGATTCGCCTAAGCTTCCGCATCTGAAACGCGTCATCGTCATGAGCGAAAATAGCTATCCGGGCATCTACACATGGAGTGAATTTGAAGCATTCGCCGAAAGAGTGACGGATGAGCAGCTCGAACAGCGCTTTCGTTCGATGGCTCCGGACGAAGTCATTAACATCCAATACACATCCGGGACGACCGGATTCCCGAAAGGCGTCATGCTGACGCATCGCAACGTCGTTAACAACGGGCGTCTCGTCGGCGATATGATGAATTTGGATGAAACCGACCGCCTGTGCATCCCGGTGCCGTTTTTCCATTGCTTTGGCTGTGTGCTTGGGACGCTCGCAGCAGTGACGCACGCGACGACGATGGTCATCGCGGAACAGTTCGAGCCGAAGCGCGTATTGCAGATGGTGCAGGACGAGAAATGCACCGCGCTTCACGGCGTGCCGACGATGTTCATCGCCGAACTCAACCATCCCGATTTCGACTCGTTCGATACTTCGACATTACGCACGGGCATCATGGCAGGCTCCACTTGCCCGATCGAAGTAATGAAGAAAGTCATCAGCGATATGGGTGCAAGCGAAATCACCATCGCCTACGGGCAAACCGAATCATCGCCGGTCATCACGCAGACCGGCAAAGACGATGCCATCGAAAAACGCGTCGCGACGGTCGGCAAGCCGCATGACGACGTCGAAGTGAAAATCATCGATCCGGCGACTGACGAACGAGTCGTGAAAGGCATGCCTGGCGAATTGTGCACGAGAGGCTATTTGATCATGAAAGGCTATTACAAAAACGAAGAAGCCACGAAAGAAGCAATCGATTCTGATGGCTGGTTGCATACAGGCGACATTGCCGTTGAAGACGAAGATGGCTATATCTCGATCACGGGCCGCATCAAGGACATGGTCATCCGCGGAGGGGAAAATATCTACCCGCGTGAAATTGAGGAATTTCTCTATCAGCACCCGTCCGTACAAGATGTACAAGTGGTGGGGGTGCCGGACCCAAAATACGGCGAGGAATTGATGGCCTGGGTTATCTTGAAAGGGGGCGAGACGCTCAGTGCGGATGAACTGCGGACGTATTGCAAAGGAAAAATCGCCCATCATAAAATCCCGCGCTATATCGAATTCATCGAAGAATACCCGATGACTGCATCCGGGAAAATTCAAAAATTCAAGCTGCGCGAAATGTCGGAAGAAATCGCTGAGAACGTCAACTAA
- the wrbA gene encoding NAD(P)H:quinone oxidoreductase, with product MSNVNLAIIYYSSTGTNYQMAQWAESAAKESGAQVKIAKVKENAPMGAIESNPAWKEHYEATQDVPEADNDLLEWADAIIFSVPTRFGHVSSQVQQFFDMTGGLWAQGKLANKVVSAMSSAQNSHGGQEATVLSVYTTMHHWGAIIAAPGYTDEVLFKAGGNPYGTSVTVDQDGNMVEDVQDAVAHQAKRTVQVAGWVKNGLNG from the coding sequence ATGAGCAACGTAAACTTAGCGATTATTTATTACAGTTCGACAGGAACCAATTACCAAATGGCACAATGGGCAGAATCGGCTGCAAAAGAATCAGGAGCACAAGTGAAGATTGCAAAAGTGAAAGAAAATGCGCCGATGGGGGCGATTGAATCGAACCCCGCTTGGAAAGAGCATTACGAAGCGACGCAAGATGTGCCGGAAGCCGATAATGATTTGCTTGAGTGGGCAGACGCCATCATCTTCAGTGTGCCGACGCGTTTCGGCCATGTCTCTTCACAAGTACAGCAATTCTTTGATATGACCGGCGGCTTATGGGCACAAGGCAAATTGGCGAATAAAGTGGTAAGCGCCATGTCTTCTGCGCAAAATTCGCACGGTGGGCAAGAAGCGACCGTACTTTCGGTTTACACGACGATGCACCATTGGGGTGCGATCATTGCGGCGCCTGGCTATACAGATGAAGTATTGTTTAAAGCAGGCGGCAACCCTTATGGCACGAGCGTCACGGTCGACCAGGACGGCAATATGGTCGAAGATGTACAAGATGCCGTGGCACACCAGGCAAAACGTACGGTGCAAGTTGCTGGATGGGTTAAAAACGGCTTGAACGGGTAA
- the cydD gene encoding thiol reductant ABC exporter subunit CydD, which translates to MGSLKQMAYSQNNRIRLLFLASLAKGLAMIGQALFFVWVADSVFLKSASFEDVLPLLAALLAVIVLRAGASYAIGRLGITLSVEARRRLRRELIASYKENPLQGSIAGQSGRKVGLLLEAVDDTDGYFSKYIPQMIQSYTIPLMLLGVIFYLNWTTGLIILITAPFIPLFMAIVGKRTKQKADEKVEQLAGFSGAFLDVLQGLTTLRLFGQAKRQSDTIRDNSLKFRDSTMDVLKSAFLSSLTLEYISMLSIGIVALEIGLRLVVFDSITFFPAFLVMLLVPDFFNLLKEFGSAFHTARGSAASAELLAEELAKNHQPVVWGESPVNAPIELALEQVGFQYGEGFQLEPASFKLEAGTSTALVGASGSGKSTLMNVVAGLLPATSGRLLINGLPQEQVGEDEWFGQLSYITQDPYLFAGTIKENIELGANQAVAPQELIAAAQKAGILELIESLPEGFETVIGEAGRGLSGGEKQRLVLARAFLKKPSLLFFDEPTAGLDLHTEQVLQNAIEELSKEATVITIAHRLHTIRNASRIIVLEAGKVEAIGTHEELMDSFSPYRSMIEAQQGGKQAWVN; encoded by the coding sequence ATGGGAAGTTTGAAGCAAATGGCCTACAGCCAGAACAATCGCATACGGTTGTTGTTTCTAGCCTCATTGGCAAAAGGGCTTGCGATGATCGGGCAGGCTTTGTTTTTTGTATGGGTAGCTGATTCAGTATTTCTGAAATCCGCCTCTTTTGAAGACGTACTGCCGTTATTGGCTGCGCTGCTGGCGGTCATTGTGCTGCGGGCTGGCGCAAGTTATGCGATCGGCCGGCTCGGCATCACGCTGTCTGTGGAAGCGAGACGCCGTTTGCGCCGGGAATTGATTGCTTCGTATAAAGAAAATCCGCTGCAAGGGTCGATTGCCGGGCAGTCGGGGCGGAAAGTCGGCTTGCTGCTCGAAGCAGTCGATGACACGGATGGTTATTTCAGTAAATATATTCCCCAGATGATCCAAAGCTATACAATTCCGCTGATGCTTCTCGGGGTGATTTTTTACCTGAACTGGACAACGGGGCTGATCATCTTGATCACCGCGCCGTTCATCCCTTTGTTCATGGCGATCGTCGGCAAAAGAACGAAACAGAAGGCAGATGAAAAAGTCGAGCAATTGGCTGGGTTTTCAGGCGCTTTTCTCGATGTCCTGCAAGGGCTGACAACGTTGCGCTTATTCGGCCAGGCGAAGCGGCAAAGCGACACGATCCGTGACAATAGCTTGAAATTCCGCGATTCGACGATGGACGTCTTGAAATCAGCTTTTCTGTCTTCTTTGACGCTTGAATACATTTCCATGCTGAGTATCGGGATTGTGGCGCTCGAAATCGGTTTGCGCCTTGTCGTTTTCGATAGCATCACCTTTTTCCCGGCTTTTCTCGTCATGCTGCTCGTGCCGGATTTCTTCAATTTATTGAAGGAGTTTGGCAGCGCTTTTCATACGGCGAGAGGCAGTGCGGCATCTGCTGAGCTGCTGGCAGAAGAATTGGCGAAAAACCATCAGCCGGTCGTGTGGGGCGAATCCCCAGTCAATGCACCGATTGAGTTGGCGTTAGAGCAAGTCGGCTTTCAGTACGGGGAAGGGTTTCAGCTCGAACCGGCAAGTTTCAAGCTCGAAGCGGGAACATCTACCGCGCTGGTCGGGGCAAGCGGTTCCGGCAAAAGCACCTTGATGAATGTTGTAGCGGGGTTATTGCCGGCTACGAGCGGGCGATTGCTGATCAACGGCCTCCCGCAAGAACAAGTGGGCGAAGATGAATGGTTCGGGCAATTGAGCTACATTACGCAAGACCCTTATTTATTTGCAGGGACGATTAAAGAAAATATCGAACTCGGGGCGAATCAAGCCGTGGCGCCACAAGAATTGATTGCAGCGGCACAGAAAGCGGGCATTCTGGAATTGATCGAGTCGCTCCCTGAAGGATTCGAAACGGTGATCGGTGAAGCGGGGCGCGGATTGTCTGGCGGCGAAAAGCAGCGGCTTGTGTTAGCGCGTGCATTTCTCAAGAAGCCGTCGTTATTGTTTTTTGATGAACCGACTGCAGGGCTCGACCTTCATACAGAGCAAGTGCTGCAAAATGCCATCGAAGAGCTGTCGAAAGAAGCTACCGTTATCACGATTGCACACCGTCTGCACACGATCCGCAACGCATCACGCATTATCGTCTTGGAAGCAGGGAAAGTGGAAGCCATCGGCACGCACGAAGAGCTAATGGACAGCTTCAGTCCGTACCGTTCCATGATTGAGGCGCAGCAAGGAGGCAAACAGGCATGGGTGAATTAA
- the cydC gene encoding thiol reductant ABC exporter subunit CydC: MGELKTVFWLTLKEKRDVALAIMFGFLAGLAGVALLGSSGYLISKAALTAQMTTLVVMAASLKLFGFAAAITRYAERLFSHRATFTMLGHLRSSFFERLAPLAPGIFQRHQSGDLLSRIVGDVESLQNFLLRVLYPPIVVGMVLVATVFFTSFYSLPMALIVLAGAIFVVVVLPAFFALRRRKKTHATGETRGEFAAASAEFLYGFKDLKIHLALDQKSAELQESAHRYEQAQQNEGLEENRVQSVNALVAFLASFFVLATGAYFVSIGELSGLYLAMLVMVSLGAFENVGPLAALPAYYEESRIAARRLDEVVDEEPDNSAGTMPEGPVDIQADRLSYRYPNDSRLSLDEVSFQLPQGSKTAIVGPSGSGKSTLLQLLLKVAVPENGEIRFGNEALSGMCPENVWERMNIVLQENHFFSGTIESNLRIANEQADTEQLHEALKLVRLGHLELSAPVYEKGRNLSGGEKQRLAMARAFLKGERLWLLDEPFSSVDGVTAQAIYNELFARHPQDTFVIISHDLSGLESMDRILVLENGRLIEQGNYQELMDRRGYFYGLKKIEEQVFV, encoded by the coding sequence ATGGGTGAATTAAAAACGGTTTTTTGGCTGACGCTGAAAGAAAAACGGGACGTTGCTCTTGCCATAATGTTTGGCTTCCTGGCGGGGCTTGCCGGTGTGGCACTTCTCGGGTCAAGTGGGTATTTGATTTCGAAGGCAGCGCTGACTGCCCAAATGACGACTTTGGTCGTGATGGCAGCATCGCTTAAATTATTCGGCTTTGCAGCCGCCATTACCCGTTATGCGGAACGGCTGTTTTCACACCGCGCAACATTTACGATGCTCGGCCATTTGCGCAGCAGTTTCTTTGAGCGGCTGGCACCGCTCGCACCGGGCATTTTTCAGCGCCATCAGAGCGGTGATCTGTTATCGCGCATCGTTGGCGACGTGGAAAGTTTGCAAAATTTCCTGCTGCGCGTATTGTACCCACCGATTGTCGTGGGCATGGTCTTGGTGGCCACAGTGTTCTTCACTTCGTTTTATTCACTGCCCATGGCCTTGATCGTCTTGGCAGGCGCAATTTTTGTGGTCGTCGTCCTGCCGGCATTCTTCGCTCTCCGGAGACGGAAGAAAACACATGCGACAGGAGAAACCCGTGGAGAGTTTGCGGCCGCATCGGCGGAATTTCTTTACGGATTCAAGGATTTGAAAATCCATTTGGCGCTCGATCAAAAAAGCGCAGAATTACAGGAAAGCGCACACCGTTACGAACAGGCCCAGCAAAACGAAGGGCTTGAAGAAAACCGTGTCCAATCCGTGAATGCGCTTGTGGCTTTTCTGGCTTCGTTTTTCGTTTTGGCGACTGGGGCGTATTTCGTGTCCATCGGGGAATTGTCCGGTCTGTATTTGGCGATGCTTGTCATGGTATCGCTTGGGGCATTTGAAAATGTCGGTCCACTCGCTGCACTTCCGGCGTATTATGAAGAAAGCCGGATCGCTGCGCGCAGGCTTGACGAAGTGGTGGATGAAGAGCCGGATAACAGCGCCGGTACGATGCCAGAGGGGCCGGTGGATATTCAGGCCGATCGTCTAAGCTACCGCTATCCGAATGACAGCCGCTTGTCGCTTGATGAAGTCAGTTTCCAGTTGCCGCAAGGATCCAAAACGGCGATTGTCGGACCGAGCGGTTCAGGCAAGTCGACCTTATTGCAGCTATTGCTGAAAGTGGCAGTACCCGAGAATGGCGAAATCCGTTTCGGAAATGAAGCGCTTAGTGGCATGTGCCCAGAAAATGTATGGGAGCGCATGAACATCGTGCTTCAGGAGAACCATTTCTTTTCAGGGACAATCGAGAGCAATTTGCGCATTGCGAATGAGCAGGCGGACACAGAACAATTGCACGAAGCACTCAAACTCGTACGCTTGGGACATTTGGAGCTGTCTGCACCAGTTTATGAAAAGGGCCGCAATTTATCGGGCGGTGAAAAGCAGCGCCTCGCGATGGCACGGGCATTCCTGAAAGGCGAGCGGCTATGGCTGCTGGACGAACCGTTTTCATCGGTCGACGGTGTAACCGCCCAAGCGATCTACAACGAGCTGTTCGCCCGCCATCCGCAGGACACGTTCGTCATCATCAGCCACGATTTATCGGGGCTTGAAAGCATGGACCGCATCCTGGTGTTGGAAAACGGACGCTTGATCGAGCAGGGCAATTACCAGGAATTAATGGACCGCCGTGGTTATTTCTACGGTTTAAAGAAAATAGAGGAACAAGTTTTCGTCTGA
- a CDS encoding fatty acid desaturase, with translation MSKEKTAQLRKFVAPFEKADVKASVQQIINTIPPFFILWFLAYLALDVSVWLTVGISIVAAGFVVRMFIIFHDCTHGSFFKNKKANAVVGTITGILTLFAYEKWKREHAIHHASSGNLDKRGVGDIWVMTIDEYVEASKWERFKYRMYRNPLVMFGLGPLFLVLISSRFNRKDARKKERNNTYFINAALVVLYTIMILAIGWQAFVLIQGTIMFTAGALGIWLFYIQHTFEDSYFEDESEWDYVKAAIEGSSYYELPKVLQWVTGNIGFHHVHHLSPRVPNYNLEKAHVSTPPLQKATTVNLKTSFQSLKYKVYDEENKRFVTFGAIKHLLGDSRTVQQ, from the coding sequence ATGAGCAAAGAAAAGACAGCGCAATTACGTAAGTTTGTCGCCCCTTTCGAAAAAGCAGATGTTAAAGCAAGTGTTCAACAAATAATTAACACGATACCCCCATTTTTCATTCTTTGGTTTTTAGCTTATCTCGCACTGGATGTTTCTGTTTGGCTAACAGTAGGGATTTCCATCGTCGCAGCTGGATTTGTCGTCCGCATGTTTATCATTTTCCATGACTGTACACACGGATCGTTCTTTAAAAACAAAAAAGCGAACGCGGTCGTCGGAACGATTACCGGCATATTGACGCTTTTCGCTTATGAAAAATGGAAACGCGAGCACGCGATTCATCACGCATCGAGCGGCAACCTCGACAAGCGCGGAGTCGGCGATATCTGGGTCATGACGATTGACGAGTACGTAGAAGCTTCCAAATGGGAACGTTTCAAATACCGTATGTATCGCAACCCTCTCGTTATGTTTGGGTTAGGGCCATTATTCCTCGTATTGATCTCAAGCCGTTTCAACCGTAAAGATGCACGCAAGAAAGAACGCAACAATACGTACTTCATTAATGCTGCATTGGTCGTTCTTTATACGATCATGATTTTGGCAATCGGCTGGCAGGCATTTGTATTGATTCAAGGTACGATCATGTTCACTGCTGGGGCGCTAGGCATTTGGTTGTTCTACATCCAGCACACATTCGAAGATTCTTATTTCGAGGATGAAAGCGAATGGGATTATGTGAAAGCAGCAATCGAAGGCAGCTCGTACTACGAATTGCCGAAAGTGCTGCAATGGGTGACTGGCAATATCGGTTTCCACCACGTCCATCACTTGAGCCCTCGCGTACCGAACTACAACTTGGAGAAAGCACATGTTTCCACGCCGCCATTGCAAAAAGCGACGACGGTCAACTTGAAGACAAGCTTTCAATCCTTGAAGTACAAAGTGTACGATGAAGAAAACAAGAGGTTTGTGACATTCGGCGCCATCAAGCACTTGCTTGGCGACTCACGGACAGTACAGCAATAA
- a CDS encoding sensor histidine kinase, whose protein sequence is MQNWYQIFPRNTWLSIYAWTIFCILPFFFIFRSSSPTEIAAGIILLVAFFIAYRLSFSSHSFLVYLWVSVEMIINVAMIFLFGYVYLAIFLAFFIGNIRSKVGFFIIYGLHIGTTLAAIIYGLLVDFNLYITQLPFIILSVLGVILLPFNTYNRHKREKLEGALEDANKRISQLVLIEERERIARDLHDTLGQKLSLIGLKSDLAGKLLSKDPERAAAEIQDVRQTARTALKEVRELVTDMRGTKLEDELLRIQQILRAADIDFVFYGNAKLNNTPLLMEHVLSMCLKEAVTNVVKHSGASRCTVLIKQTPNEILVQVQDDGVGFPEGNPLVQGNGLAGMRERLDFVNGQVDIEVMDGTTLNIRVPNVILYQDMEGRNS, encoded by the coding sequence ATGCAAAACTGGTATCAAATTTTCCCCCGCAATACATGGTTGAGCATCTATGCATGGACAATCTTTTGCATTTTGCCGTTCTTTTTCATTTTTCGCTCGTCTTCCCCAACTGAAATCGCAGCAGGCATCATCCTATTGGTGGCGTTTTTCATCGCCTACCGCTTGTCGTTCAGTTCGCATTCGTTTCTCGTGTACTTATGGGTAAGCGTCGAGATGATTATCAATGTCGCGATGATCTTTTTATTCGGCTACGTCTACCTGGCGATTTTTTTGGCGTTCTTCATCGGCAATATCCGCAGCAAAGTCGGCTTTTTCATTATTTACGGCTTGCATATTGGGACTACGCTTGCCGCGATCATCTACGGCTTACTGGTCGATTTCAATCTGTATATCACGCAATTGCCGTTTATCATTTTGAGCGTTCTCGGTGTGATCTTATTGCCATTCAATACCTATAACCGGCATAAACGCGAAAAGCTTGAAGGGGCGCTCGAAGATGCCAATAAGCGGATTTCGCAGCTTGTGCTGATTGAGGAGCGTGAACGGATCGCACGCGATCTCCACGATACACTCGGCCAGAAATTGTCATTAATCGGCTTGAAAAGTGACTTGGCGGGGAAACTACTCAGTAAAGACCCGGAACGCGCCGCGGCCGAAATCCAGGATGTCCGCCAGACTGCACGCACCGCTTTGAAGGAAGTGCGGGAACTGGTGACGGATATGCGCGGCACGAAACTTGAAGATGAGTTATTGCGCATCCAACAAATTCTCCGGGCGGCGGACATCGATTTTGTCTTTTACGGCAATGCCAAACTCAACAATACGCCGCTGTTAATGGAACACGTATTGAGTATGTGCTTGAAGGAAGCGGTCACCAATGTTGTAAAGCATAGTGGAGCCTCCCGCTGCACGGTGCTAATCAAGCAGACGCCAAACGAAATTCTTGTGCAAGTGCAAGACGACGGCGTCGGATTTCCTGAAGGCAACCCACTAGTCCAGGGCAATGGGCTTGCGGGCATGCGCGAGCGTCTGGACTTCGTCAATGGGCAAGTCGATATTGAAGTGATGGATGGCACGACCTTGAATATCCGGGTGCCGAATGTCATTCTTTATCAAGATATGGAGGGGAGAAATTCATGA
- a CDS encoding response regulator transcription factor, protein MIRIVLAEDQRMMLGALGSLLDLEDDLEVVGMASNGEEAIRLVEELNPDVCIMDIEMPVKSGLDAAEALKDHPCKTIILTTFARSGYFERARKAGVSGYLLKDSPSEELGTSIRTIMDGRRIYAPELVDLAYAGSNPLTERERQVMELITEGRSTKEIAKELFITTGTVRNYISTILDKLEASNRIEAIARYREKS, encoded by the coding sequence ATGATTCGAATTGTACTAGCGGAAGACCAGCGCATGATGCTTGGTGCGCTCGGGTCGTTACTGGACCTGGAAGATGATTTGGAAGTGGTTGGCATGGCGTCCAATGGGGAGGAAGCAATACGCTTGGTCGAGGAGCTGAACCCGGACGTCTGCATCATGGATATTGAAATGCCGGTCAAGAGCGGTTTGGACGCGGCAGAAGCCTTGAAAGACCACCCGTGTAAAACCATTATCTTGACGACTTTCGCGCGGTCAGGTTATTTCGAACGGGCACGAAAAGCAGGGGTCAGCGGCTATCTTTTAAAAGACAGCCCAAGCGAAGAACTTGGGACATCGATCCGTACCATCATGGATGGCCGCCGGATTTATGCCCCGGAACTCGTCGACCTTGCGTATGCCGGCAGCAACCCACTCACTGAACGCGAGCGGCAAGTGATGGAGTTGATCACGGAAGGGCGCAGCACGAAAGAAATCGCTAAAGAATTGTTCATCACGACAGGTACAGTGCGCAATTACATTTCCACGATTCTCGATAAACTCGAAGCGAGCAATCGGATTGAGGCCATTGCCCGCTACCGTGAAAAAAGTTGA
- a CDS encoding DUF2188 domain-containing protein, with protein sequence MPWNKNDYPDSFKNLDEGVRNKAIEIANALLRDGYEEGRAIPIALDQARDTVQGDSESPVYEIRKHSEGWQLKKKDSKKAILIEETKDDLMGEAKRYVNRNNGELHVYGEDDSLQEKLYD encoded by the coding sequence ATGCCGTGGAATAAGAATGATTACCCGGATTCTTTCAAAAATTTGGATGAAGGCGTTCGCAACAAAGCCATCGAGATTGCCAATGCGTTATTGCGCGATGGCTATGAAGAAGGGCGTGCGATTCCGATTGCTTTGGATCAGGCGCGTGACACTGTCCAAGGAGACAGCGAATCACCGGTCTACGAAATCCGCAAGCATTCAGAAGGCTGGCAGCTGAAGAAGAAAGACAGCAAAAAAGCCATCCTTATCGAAGAAACAAAGGATGACTTGATGGGCGAAGCGAAGCGCTATGTCAACCGCAATAATGGTGAGCTCCACGTCTACGGAGAAGATGACTCACTGCAGGAAAAATTATATGATTAA